A single genomic interval of Leishmania panamensis strain MHOM/PA/94/PSC-1 chromosome 25 sequence harbors:
- a CDS encoding hypothetical protein (TriTrypDB/GeneDB-style sysID: LpmP.25.0230), which translates to MSLSGACDAIACISDATTHTQVTAIARQCEPHLGNVREVLDALENTLSTSAGVQRLMLWFLVDRLAKQHVLFCDALRPMMIHLCTHYGPARTSDEWQDFVTLLKSSLSVTFGQTMISLILLQLGEEGKTRGSGRDSNSQPAQRKQRSSTALTVHSKALRTTGAFTTKAIAVERSTEHKHLLQVKTMDSQMAMTVSSSYAPSRPVEIVAPEMRPDANAPRGFMQALPEGYMENYHEARRKRLREMMERNREEQDRKQEHEMLKRVRQDTADAAAGTHSGTGVVGGCAEWASGAYPDFADIQMPLELPRDEHGVKRGNFPLGVRFIRDAVAACGGAVELDVVVSRISTLANREAVAEFGNVREFLLIHSPTFRLVNEDGQWIVRLANNKNGEEATWKSMQCPACSKVVRGRNFARHYNCRRCITAQIALGLQGDAEERGPIAELAHTAKRVLSLREACDDGDLDALADCLERAAAVRRFRLGSTRQFAPIMKVMRVVRDCWLAKKGVEEVVDAEVTAADVSVGNLFRIFGENIHRLPIAWIEMGDVIDMCHRFTDKVVPPFNPPPRPADPRISLQNEYPGFLLCESEVDDEDLPSDNEDEFSDDEAPAFTFAPPVDVAESLFTAAFERDTKRLQHRMRTAPPMVLQRVLQTDGTQTQAEMYAEFTKTVHTHSGHHHGPNGGGGNSYRHRHGHSGGAGRGGGGGYQGRHYVRQRPN; encoded by the coding sequence ATGTCCCTCTCCGGGGCGTGTGACGCCATCGCCTGCATTTCAGAtgccaccacacacacacaagttACAGCGATCGCTAGGCAGTGTGAGCCACACCTTGGCAACGTGCGCGAGGTGCTCGATGCACTAGAGAACACGCTGTCAACATCGGCAGGGGTACAGCGGCTGATGTTGTGGTTTCTCGTGGACCGACTGGCGAAGCAGCACGTGCTTTTCTGTGATGCGCTGCGCCCGATGATGATTCACTTGTGCACCCACTACGGGCCTGCGCGCACCTCGGACGAGTGGCAGGACTTCGTGACTCTCTTGAAGAGCTCGTTGTCGGTCACTTTTGGGCAAACGATGATTTCCCTTATCTTGTTACAGCTcggtgaagaggggaagacaAGGGGGTCGGGGAGGGACAGCAACAGCCAGCCTGCACAGCGTaagcagcggagcagcaccgctctcACAGTGCATTCGAAGGCCCTCCGCACCACTGGGGCCTTTACAACCAAGGCCATAGCTGTCGAGCGATCCACTGAGCACAAGCACTTGCTGCAGGTGAAGACGATGGACAGTCAAATGGCAATGACTGTTTCGAGCAGCTACGCACCATCCCGCCCCGTCGAGATTGTCGCGCCAGAAATGCGCCCCGACGCGAACGCCCCGCGCGGCTTCATGCAGGCCCTACCAGAGGGCTACATGGAGAACTACCACGAGGCGCGTCGCAAGCGCCTGCGTGAGATGATGGAGCGCAACCGCGAGGAACAAGACCGCAAGCAGGAGCACGAAATGCTGAAGCGTGTGCGCCAGGAcaccgccgacgctgcggcCGGCACGCACTCGGGTACCGGTGTAGTGGGTGGCTGTGCGGAATGGGCTAGCGGGGCATACCCGGACTTCGCGGATATTCAGATGCCGTTGGAATTACCGCGCGACGAGCATGGGGTGAAGCGCGGCAACTTTCCCCTCGGTGTGCGCTTCATCCGGGACGCCGTTGCGgcgtgtggtggtgcggtggAGCTAGATGTGGTTGTGAGCCGCATCTCAACGCTGGCGAACAGGGAGGCGGTCGCCGAGTTTGGCAACGTGCGCGAGTTCTTGCTTATCCACTCTCCGACTTTCCGGCTGGTGAACGAAGATGGTCAGTGGATTGTGCGTCTGGCGAACAACAAgaatggggaggaggcgacgtGGAAGTCAATGCAGTGCCCGGCGTGCTCAAAGGTGGTACGCGGCCGTAACTTTGCACGTCACTACAACTGTCGTCGATGCATCACGGCCCAGATCGCGTTAGGTCTGCAGGGAGACGCGGAGGAGCGTGGACCCATCGCAGAGCTAGCGCACACGGCAAAGCGTGTGCTATCGTTGCGTGAGGCATGCGACGATGGAGACCTTGATGCCCTCGCTGACTGCCTCGAAcgtgcggcggcagtgcggcgCTTCCGCCTCGGATCTACGCGGCAGTTTGCACCAATCATGAAGGTGATGCGGGTTGTGCGAGACTGCTGGCTGGCCAAGAagggcgtggaggaggtcgtgGACGCGGAGGTAACGGCGGCCGATGTATCGGTTGGCAACCTATTCCGCATTTTTGGTGAGAACATTCACCGCCTTCCTATTGCATGGATTGAGATGGGCGACGTGATTGACATGTGTCACCGTTTCACAGACAAGGTGGTGCCTCCCTTCAACCCGCCCCCGCGACCGGCGGACCCGCGCATCAGTCTGCAGAATGAGTACCCAGGGTTCTTGCTGTGCGAGAGTGAggtggacgacgaggattTGCCCAGTGACAACGAAGACGAGTTTTCGGACGACGAGGCCCCGGCCTTCACCTTTGCGCCACCGGTGGATGTCGCCGAGTCACTCTTCACAGCCGCGTTTGAACGGGACACgaagcgactgcagcaccgaatgcggacggcgccgccgatggtGCTTCAACGAGTGCTACAAACCGAcggcacacagacgcaggcGGAGATGTACGCGGAATTCACCAAGACGGTTCACACGCACTCGGGACACCACCATGGTCCcaatggcggtggcggcaacaGCTATCGTCATCGTCATGGTCacagtggcggcgctgggaggggtggcggcggtggctacCAAGGCCGCCATTACGTTCGCCAGCGCCCGAACTGA
- a CDS encoding hypothetical protein (TriTrypDB/GeneDB-style sysID: LpmP.25.0250) — MSGAPVKRRRFDSDDDEDEYVAGASNSPLLQHAVSTPFPTDEMPSLDDGEGEGDTVDTLLSIRVTAPSTHLEADSPTSLVKTTADGPALGQPIAAPSRKPHLPLEEDEDIPAEYKGLISAELLRALFVPLDYICKQRRCTDVLLSQYAPAAVASSSTPGRKLHHNAYGIDPGFRWDGVVRGRGPVD; from the coding sequence ATGAGCGGTGCCCCAGTAAAGCGACGTCGCTtcgacagcgacgatgacgaggacgagtATGTCGCCGGTGCTTCAaactcccctcttcttcagcacGCCGTTAGCACGCCATTCCCGACGGACGAGATGCCCAGCCTAgacgacggagagggagagggcgacacAGTAGACACATTACTCAGCATCAGGGTAACGGCGCCATCGACGCACCTAGAGGCGGACAGCCCCACAAGTCTGGTGAAAACCACAGCAGACGGGCCTGCACTAGGGCAGCCGATCGCTGCCCCTTCACGCAAGCCGCACTTGCCTCtggaagaggacgaggacatTCCCGCCGAGTACAAGGGCCTCATCtctgcagagctgctgcgcgccctCTTTGTACCGCTGGACTACATTTGCaagcagaggcgctgcacagatgtgctgctgtctcAGTACGCGCCGGCAGCAGTCGCGTCGAGCTCGACACCAGGGCGTAAGCTGCACCACAACGCATACGGGATTGATCCTGGGTTTCGCTGGGATGGTGTCGTGCGCGGACGTGGCCCGGTTGATTGA
- a CDS encoding mitochondrial carrier protein, putative (TriTrypDB/GeneDB-style sysID: LpmP.25.0220), whose translation MLAGSLGGASATVIEYPMDTIKVRLQDDGKRYDGILQCIRTIAKEEGAVNGLFRGLPAPVIGAACENAILFVSYRLAIDEFQKVTYGHCDPPNQEPYLAVSVAGAAGGVVVSQVLTPAELIKCKMQIQNTLPVDERIYKNSLDCAAVTYRRRGIRGLFRGHTAMMVREAVGCAFYFLAFQYVIRLFLSEGQRFHEAPPWVHFLGGGCAGVAFWTSTYPVDAVKTKQQTMKADYLKLNFRQACARLYKTEGMRGLFRGYSITAVRAFPGNAVLIAVYEQVNALWEYSFKAPGKKLM comes from the coding sequence ATGCTCGCCGGCTCGCTGGGTGGGGCGAGTGCGACTGTGATCGAATACCCAATGGACACCATCAAGGTGCGCTTGCAGGACGATGGAAAGCGCTACGACGGCATCCTGCAGTGCATTCGCACCATcgccaaggaggagggagccgTGAACGGCCTCTTCCGCGGTCTGCCTGCTCCAGTGATTGGCGCGGCGTGCGAGAACGCCATTTTGTTCGTGTCCTACCGCCTGGCGATTGACGAGTTTCAGAAAGTCACCTATGGCCACTGTGATCCGCCCAACCAGGAGCCGTACCTGGCGGTGTCGGTGGCgggcgccgctggtggcgtTGTCGTTTCGCAGGTGCTCACCCCGGCGGAGCTCATCAAGTGCAAAATGCAAATCCAGAATACGCTTCCGGTAGACGAACGCATCTACAAAAATTCTCTcgactgcgccgctgtcacgtaccggcgccgcggcatccGCGGCCTGTTCCGTGGGCACACGGCGATGATGGTGCGCGAGGCCGTCGGCTGCGCGTTTTACTTTTTAGCCTTCCAGTATGTTAtccgcctcttcctgtcAGAGGGGCAGAGGTTCCATGAGGCGCCACCGTGGGTGCACTTCCTCGGTGGCGGGTGCGCTGGGGTCGCGTTCTGGACCTCTACGTACCCCGTCGATGCCGTGAAGACGAAGCAGCAGACAATGAAAGCTGACTATCTGAAGCTGAATTTTCGTCAGGCGTGCGCGCGGCTCTACAAGACGGAGGGCATGCGCGGTCTTTTCCGTGGCTACAGCATCACGGCAGTGCGGGCCTTTCCGGGCAATGCTGTCCTGATTGCTGTCTATGAGCAGGTGAATGCCCTCTGGGAGTATTCGTTTAAGGCCCCCGGCAAGAAGCTGATGTAG
- a CDS encoding hypothetical protein (TriTrypDB/GeneDB-style sysID: LpmP.25.0210): MPGVVDMAWECGSDTLAIITSRSSAVHLYTHRTHHSDTIDTKLSDLCFISWSPAQPLFAAGSKSGQFVLYNRRTLRLVPVVGTHTKQVISAVWTHAQDHRLVIISADCTLSISDADGNKLQTIPLPSIPKSVCVSWTPGSPKHLSLAAVNLITAVLVVDLRSFTTSGGQFNGNLGPITCLTAGRNGEFVAGFKSGAVGLLDLAGSEVRLRSSVSVSKDAVHMVNFGEGSGLVAAVAEHRVCLLRINDDGIAATGDEATLGLGDGVPESLKWSRDGQLLLLATDQGNVTVFTLNVLNVSASYGTLVFSFISTRTIGVKNLQDSRVVCTVPVNSDPTFMAAGMAMLGIGENNQVSYYEYFIPNSLACPMADLGKNLSEAPQQAHSGFLRTVEYTSTVTDLKVNSQLAAVVCDGRVQLSPIRDTPQAAAPLYFPQSGDTRLVSIGLSEVFFLYATTSRVSVYALHNMQQVATFACNTGLKRAFPNPACTRVAYVDEGNKLFNLNLVTEVANKAEGFESDQKTVLWDQAEATIFITHDSQKCVTFVNTPHSRHGATCESVLVKESSSTNLYTPLPPNYTPITLFRGAVVCQTSNGTLDSVPLHTHSNIFLRTPNAEAFYNNFSLNRLRWSSNNISAPQEAEDLAVKALHMLDVELAIRVYRQLSQPSLVLCLEKIRHIHEKNLLLGHVSMIMGYMKDAQNFFLRSSQPLCALEMRRDMMQWESALSLAEQLAPEEVPIISREYAQQLEYRGEYVKAEEMFQQGHRKPPTGHASTELAVGIREVERHNEQCWQGAARCQIRTGNIADAMKIAKESTDLSFVKDCAKLCEDNHKHEEAAQLYEKAGDLERAATIYIERCKNLKAASRLLPLIKSRNIIGIYAHGKEADGAFAEAEKAYLQAEDWDNAVRLRLDMLNDLHGAYVIVRETRSATAATLVAKKCKLQNEYGTAVEFLVLAKSLTEAFELAKAHDCMFHFESALLNQVQLKDGVAPLVNQADFTMIAEYYDNNGKPGQAGMYYHIGGNYPKALTKYLESGQPEDIEKAVEVVGKAHSDSLTNKFIDYLMGESDGEPKDPSYIFKLYLAMGSYEKAAKTSIIIAAKEQEMGNYKSAHKTLVEAYRILLRKNIRVPNDLRRTLMLLHSYIIVKDLLKIMHYEDTACRMLLRVSRNIQKFPKHIVTIVTTTVLQCVKSNFKKSAFEYACFLIQNETYRTEMTEKSRKKIEGIVRRHTKDDAADPVEPTLPCPYCDAPVAETELDCGACKNTIPFCIVTGKHIVKNDYAATPCCGFLATYSALMTRLKETLTCPVCEAIIDISKVSRETEPDLKTLL, from the coding sequence ATGCCGGGTGTTGTGGACATGGCATGggagtgcggcagcgacacgctCGCCATCATCACCAGCCGCTCCTCTGCAGTGCACTTGTACACGCATCGCACACACCACAGCGACACCATAGACACAAAGCTGAGTGACCTGTGCTTCATCTCCTGGTCCCCTGCGCAACCGCTGTTCGCCGCCGGCTCGAAGAGCGGCCAATTTGTACTGTACAACCGGAGAACACTGCGGCTTGTGCCCGTTGTGGGGACGCACACGAAGCAGGTGATCTCCGCCGTGTGGACGCATGCGCAGGACCACCGTCTAGTGATTATCTCCGCAGACTGCACCTTGTCCATATCTGACGCTGATGGCAACAAGCTCCAAACGATTCCATTGCCATCTATACCGAAgtcggtgtgtgtctcttggACGCCCGGCTCGCCGAAGCATTTGAGTCTCGCTGCTGTGAATCTGATCACCGCAGTACTGGTTGTTGACCTTCGCTCCTTCACCACGTCAGGCGGCCAATTCAACGGCAATCTTGGCCCCATCACGTGCCTGACTGCCGGCCGCAATGGCGAGTTCGTGGCGGGGTTCAAGAGCGGCGCGGTGGGTCTGCTGGACCTGGCCGGCAGCGAGGTacggctgcgcagctccgtGAGTGTGTCGAAGGACGCCGTACACATGGTGAACTTCGGCGAAGGCAGCGGTCTTGTCGCGGCTGTCGCTGAGCACCGTGTATGTCTTTTGCGTATCAACGATGATGGTATCGCTGCTACCGGCGACGAGGCCACGTTGGGCCTCGGTGACGGCGTGCCAGAGTCGCTCAAGTGGTCGAGAGACGgccagcttctcctcctcgccacggACCAGGGCAATGTCACTGTATTCACACTAAACGTGCTGAACGTCAGCGCTTCATACGGCACGCTTGTCTTTTCCTTTATCTCCACCCGCACTATTGGAGTGAAGAACTTGCAGGATAGTCGTGTGGTATGCACAGTGCCCGTAAACAGCGACCCAACCTTTATGGCAGCGGGCATGGCGATGCTGGGCATCGGCGAGAACAACCAGGTGTCCTACTACGAGTATTTCATCCCCAATAGCCTCGCATGCCCCATGGCGGACCTGGGCAAGAATCTGTCAGAGGCGCCACAGCAGGCGCACTCGGGGTTTCTGAGGACGGTGGAGTACACGTCGACGGTCACCGACCTGAAGGTGAACTCACAGCTAGCTGCGGTTGTGTGCGACGGGCGAGTGCAGTTGAGCCCAATCCGCGACACCCCACAGGCTGCCGCGCCCTTGTACTTCCCTCAGAGCGGTGACACGCGCCTCGTCTCCATCGGCCTCTCCGAGGTGTTTTTCCTCTACGCGACGACGAGTCGCGTGAGCGTCTACGCGCTGCACAACATGCAGCAGGTGGCCACGTTTGCATGCAACACGGGTCTCAAGCGCGCCTTCCCGAATCCCGCCTGCACGCGCGTCGCCTACGTGGACGAAGGCAACAAGCTCTTCAACCTGAATCTCGTGACAGAGGTGGCGAACAAGGCGGAAGGCTTTGAGTCGGACCAGAAGACGGTGCTATGGGATCAGGCAGAGGCGACGATCTTCATCACGCACGACAGCCAGAAGTGTGTTACCTTTGTGAATACGCCGCACAGTCGCCACGGCGCGACGTGTGAATCGGTGCtggtgaaggagagcagcagcacgaaccTGTAcacgccactgccgcccaACTACACCCCCATCACACTCTTTCGCGGTGCGGTTGTGTGCCAGACGTCGAACGGGACGCTGGACTCAGTGccgctgcacacgcacagcaacATCTTCTTGCGGACTCCTAACGCTGAGGCATTCTATAACAACTTTTCACTGAATCGTCTGCGATGGTCATCGAACAACATTTCGGCACCACAGGAGGCAGAGGACTTGGCTGTGAAGGCGCTGCACATGCTGGACGTGGAGCTGGCAATCCGGGTCTACCGGCAGTTGTCGCAGCCGAGCCTGGTGCTGTGCCTGGAGAAGATCCGCCACATCCATGAGAAGAACCTGCTACTCGGCCACGTGTCGATGATCATGGGGTACATGAAGGACGCGCAGAACTTCTTTCTCCGCtcctcgcagccgctctgCGCCTTGGAGATGCGGCGCGATATGATGCAGTGGGAGTCCGCACTCTCTCTAGCAGAGCAGCTCGCACCAGAGGAAGTGCCCATCATCTCGCGCGAgtacgcgcagcagctcgagtATCGCGGTGAGTACGTaaaggcggaggagatgtTTCAGCAAGGTCACCGCAAGCCGCCTACGGGCCACGCGAGCACGGAGCTGGCGGTGGGCATCcgggaggtggagcggcacAACGAGCAATGCTGGCAGGGTGCAGCCCGCTGCCAGATTCGCACCGGCAACATCGCCGATGCGATGAAGATTGCGAAGGAGTCGACAGACTTGTCATTCGTGAAGGACTGCGCGAAACTTTGCGAGGACAACCACaagcacgaggaggcggcgcagctctacGAAAAGGCTGGCGACCTCGAGCGGGCGGCGACCATCTACATTGAGCGCTGCAAGAACCTGAAGGCGGCGTCTCGCCTGCTGCCCCTCATCAAGTCGCGCAACATTATTGGCATCTATGCCCATGGCAAGGAGGCAGACGGGGCCTTCGCGGAGGCTGAGAAGGCGTACCTGCAGGCCGAGGACTGGGACAACGCGGTGCGGTTGAGGCTGGACATGCTGAACGACCTTCATGGCGCCTACGTCATTGTACGGGAGACCcgctccgccaccgcagctacACTCGTTGCCAAGAAGTGCAAGCTACAGAACGAGTATGGCACTGCGGTCGAGTTTCTCGTGCTGGCCAAGTCGCTGACCGAGGCGTTCGAGCTGGCAAAGGCGCACGATTGCATGTTCCATTTTGAGAGTGCCCTGCTGAATCAAGTTCAGCTGAAGGACGGCGTCGCCCCGCTCGTGAACCAGGCAGACTTCACCATGATTGCGGAGTATTACGACAACAACGGCAAACCTGGCCAGGCTGGCATGTACTATCACATCGGTGGCAACTACCCTAAGGCGCTCACAAAGTATCTCGAGTCGGGGCAGCCCGAGGATATCgagaaggcggtggaggtggtgggtaAGGCGCACAGCGACAGTCTGACGAACAAGTTCATTGATTACCTCATGGGCGAGTCGGATGGCGAGCCAAAGGATCCATCGTACATTTTCAAGCTCTACTTAGCTATGGGTAGCTACGAGAAAGCGGCGAAGACATCCATCATTATCGCGGCGAAGGAGCAGGAGATGGGCAACTACAAGAGCGCGCACAAAACCCTCGTTGAGGCCTACCGCATTCTTCTGCGGAAGAACATACGTGTGCCGAACGACCTGCGCCGCACGCTGATGCTACTACATTCATACATCATTGTCAAGGATTTGCTTAAAATCATGCACTACGAAGATACGGCGTGCCgcatgctgctgcgcgtgtcgCGCAACATCCAAAAGTTTCCGAAGCACATTGTCACCATCGTCACCACGActgtgctgcagtgcgtcaAGTCGAACTTCAAGAAGTCCGCCTTCGAGTACGCCTGCTTCCTCATTCAGAACGAGACGTACCGGACGGAGATGACGGAGAAGTCCCGCAAGAAAATCGAGGGCATCGTGCGTCGCCACACCAAAGATGACGCTGCCGACCCAGTTGagccgacgctgccgtgTCCCTACTGTGACGCGCCCGTCGCCGAGACAGAGCTGGACTGCGGTG
- a CDS encoding dual specificity phosphatase, putative (TriTrypDB/GeneDB-style sysID: LpmP.25.0240), whose protein sequence is MQSAVEGSGPFTREEESRMHLLQERAQEGGSLTEAESVELSQLKRRYHTFIEEGERLLRANAPAQASGGGTTTAAEGEWRTAATLSRAGKAAYFWGSLMATALPGYVGRVAGVTTDFLHWNWITEHLVLGAIPIVTQIGSSGDHLSQLRAQLDKRQQTLGLVIACLEEEELNGFGMNVIQFAKEEEWRKLVNPHVEYVRVPMADTTANTPLSAVALAVTRMEACVKERKQTVYVHCKAGKGRSWMVMMCYLTTCGGMSFAEAVDLIQQNRVQVNPSQSQRQFASEFPFRFAHSRSLLDSNQAGGCHHNGGHHCHPHEACHHGTADAL, encoded by the coding sequence ATGCAGTCAGCCGTGGAGGGGAGCGGCCCCTTCacgcgagaggaggagtcgCGGATGCACCTCCTTCAGGAGCGAGCCCAGGAAGGTGGGAGTCTGACCGAGGCGGAGAGCGTTGAGTTGTCTCAGCTAAAGCGCCGATACCACACCTTCAtcgaggaaggagagcggcTGTTGCGTGCAAACGCCCCCGCACAGGcgagtggtggcggcactACAACTGCAGCAGAGGGGGAGTggcgcacggcagcgacCCTCTCACGTGCGGGAAAGGCCGCCTACTTTTGGGGCTCGCTCATggccacggcgctgccgggcTATGTAGGACGAGTCGCAGGTGTGACGACGGACTTCTTGCACTGGAACTGGATCACCGAGCATTTGGTGCTCGGTGCTATCCCCATCGTGACACAGATAGGCAGTAGTGGCGATCACTTGTCGCAGCTGCGAGCTCAGCTGGACAAGCGACAGCAGACTTTGGGGCTTGTCATTGCGTgcctggaggaggaggagctcaaCGGGTTTGGCATGAACGTTATTCAGTtcgccaaggaggaggaatggCGCAAACTTGTCAACCCGCATGTGGAGTACGTTCGTGTTCCCATGGCCGATACAACAGCCAATACGCCGCTGTCGGCTGTTgcgctggcggtgacgcGCATGGAGGCGTGCGTAAAAGAGCGCAAGCAAACCGTTTATGTGCACTGCAAAGCCGGGAAGGGGCGCAGCTGGATGGTGATGATGTGTTACCTCACCACCTGCGGCGGCATGTCCTTTGCCGAAGCCGTTGACCTAATTCAGCAGAACCGCGTCCAGGTGAATCCATCGCAGTCACAGAGGCAGTTTGCCTCCGAGTTCCCCTTCCGCTTTGCTCACTCAAGGTCTCTGCTCGACTCCAACCAAGCAGGCGGTTGCCATCACAATGGGGGCCACCATTGTCACCCACACGAGGCGTGTCATCACGGGACCGCTGATGCTCTGTAG